Proteins encoded within one genomic window of Microbacterium sp. LKL04:
- a CDS encoding 3-hydroxyacyl-CoA dehydrogenase NAD-binding domain-containing protein — protein MTNYDQIDFSPLLALSDTEVVTNSPVRDVTLASGKVLALITLDNGRDHTRPNTLGPATLTALNATLYALAARIRAGEIDAVGITGKQYILAAGADLSEVSNVGSVDNARLIAQLGHHVLGKLSDLGVPSFAFVNGLALGGGLEIALNSTYRTVDASAAAIALPEVFLGIIPGWGGAYLLPNLIGIENALEVVISNPLKQNRVLKPQQAFELGIMDAIFPASSYLESSLRWADGVLNGSVKVERKNAPGKIERLTKWPIAIKMARGMLESKIGTVPQSPYVALDLLDKAKSGTKEEGFAREDEALASLVTGDQFAASMYAFDLVQKRAKRPVGAPDKALAKKVTKVGIIGAGLMASQFALLFVRKLQVPVLITDLDQARVDKGVAYIHDEIGKLEAKGRLDGDTANKLRALVTGTTDKTAYADCDFVIEAVFEEVGVKQSVFAEIEAVVAEDAILATNTSSLSVEEIGAKLAHPERLVGFHFFNPVAVMPLIEVVKTPQTSDAALSTAFVVAKGLGKNAVLTADAPGFVVNRLLAKVMGEAARAVYEGTPVADVEKAFAPLGLPMGPFQLIDLVGWKVAAHVQDTMVRAFPDRFYANENFHELAALDEVVEKDRGGRVTGFTKAAEKVAKKATRSTPASADEILRRVQDGLAQEIKLMLDEGVVPEVEDIDLCLILGAGWPFIDGGATPYLDREGASDRVFGDTFHHPPIRGIA, from the coding sequence ATGACGAACTACGATCAGATCGACTTCTCGCCCCTGCTCGCCCTCTCCGACACCGAGGTCGTGACGAACTCGCCCGTCCGCGACGTCACGCTCGCCAGCGGCAAGGTGCTCGCTCTCATCACGCTGGACAACGGCCGGGACCACACCCGCCCCAACACGCTGGGACCGGCGACGCTGACCGCTCTGAACGCCACCCTCTACGCACTCGCGGCTCGTATTCGCGCCGGCGAGATCGACGCCGTCGGCATCACCGGGAAGCAGTACATCCTCGCCGCCGGCGCCGACCTCAGCGAAGTCAGCAACGTGGGCTCCGTCGACAACGCGCGGCTCATCGCGCAGCTCGGTCACCACGTCCTCGGCAAGCTGTCCGATCTCGGCGTGCCGTCGTTCGCCTTCGTGAACGGGCTCGCCCTGGGCGGCGGGCTCGAGATCGCGCTGAACTCCACCTACCGCACGGTGGATGCCTCCGCCGCTGCGATCGCGCTGCCCGAGGTCTTCCTCGGCATCATCCCCGGCTGGGGCGGCGCGTACCTCCTGCCGAACCTGATCGGCATCGAGAACGCGCTCGAGGTCGTCATCTCGAACCCGCTCAAGCAGAACCGGGTGCTCAAGCCGCAGCAGGCCTTCGAGCTCGGCATCATGGATGCGATCTTCCCCGCCTCCAGCTACCTCGAGTCGTCGCTCCGGTGGGCTGACGGCGTGCTGAACGGCTCCGTCAAGGTCGAACGCAAGAACGCACCCGGGAAGATCGAGCGGCTCACGAAGTGGCCCATCGCCATCAAGATGGCGCGAGGCATGCTCGAGTCGAAGATCGGAACCGTTCCCCAATCCCCCTACGTCGCGCTCGACCTGCTCGACAAGGCCAAGAGCGGCACGAAGGAAGAAGGGTTCGCGCGCGAGGACGAGGCGCTCGCCTCGCTCGTCACCGGCGACCAGTTCGCGGCATCCATGTACGCGTTCGACCTCGTGCAGAAGCGCGCTAAGCGTCCCGTGGGTGCGCCCGACAAGGCGCTCGCGAAGAAGGTCACCAAAGTCGGCATCATCGGCGCGGGCCTCATGGCCAGTCAGTTCGCGCTGCTGTTCGTGCGCAAGCTCCAGGTGCCCGTGCTGATCACCGACCTCGATCAGGCGCGCGTCGACAAGGGCGTCGCCTACATCCACGACGAGATCGGCAAGCTCGAGGCGAAGGGCCGGCTCGACGGCGACACCGCCAACAAGCTGCGGGCCCTCGTGACCGGGACGACCGACAAGACCGCGTACGCCGATTGCGACTTCGTCATCGAGGCGGTCTTCGAAGAGGTCGGGGTGAAGCAGTCCGTCTTCGCCGAGATCGAGGCCGTCGTGGCCGAGGACGCGATCCTCGCGACCAACACCTCATCGCTGTCGGTCGAGGAGATCGGCGCGAAGCTCGCGCACCCCGAGCGCCTGGTCGGCTTCCACTTCTTCAACCCGGTCGCGGTCATGCCGCTCATCGAGGTCGTGAAGACGCCGCAGACGTCGGATGCCGCCCTCTCGACCGCTTTCGTCGTCGCCAAGGGGCTGGGCAAGAACGCTGTCCTCACCGCCGATGCGCCCGGCTTCGTCGTCAACCGGCTCCTCGCCAAGGTCATGGGAGAGGCCGCGCGCGCCGTCTACGAGGGCACGCCCGTCGCAGACGTCGAGAAGGCGTTCGCGCCCCTCGGGCTGCCGATGGGACCGTTCCAGCTCATCGACCTCGTCGGCTGGAAGGTGGCAGCCCACGTGCAGGACACGATGGTCCGCGCCTTCCCCGACCGGTTCTACGCGAACGAGAACTTCCACGAGCTCGCCGCGCTGGACGAGGTCGTCGAGAAGGACAGGGGCGGTCGCGTGACCGGGTTCACGAAGGCTGCCGAGAAGGTCGCGAAGAAGGCGACGCGATCGACACCGGCATCCGCCGACGAGATCCTCCGCCGCGTGCAGGACGGCCTCGCGCAGGAGATCAAGCTCATGCTCGACGAGGGCGTCGTGCCCGAGGTCGAGGACATCGACCTCTGCCTCATCCTCGGGGCCGGTTGGCCTTTCATCGACGGCGGGGCGACGCCCTACCTCGACCGGGAGGGCGCCAGCGATCGCGTGTTCGGCGACACGTTCCACCACCCGCCGATCCGCGGCATCGCCTGA
- a CDS encoding alpha/beta hydrolase family protein, whose amino-acid sequence MKASRRAVPDDARPGTVVAVRSTVVALATAFISATGLLALLAGRVARRVVAPAGRAPDTTILDVDTAAQTITLSRSADTVLPGRYGLFTTGTQSYVKLGTVLTTRAESVTRKLLTQIDEADRLTSAAAFSGWYFSEPGELHLPFENVSVSTALGSCPAWVFPADAPTDIWAIHIHGRGTTRSETLRGVPAFHGAGIASMLASYRNDGDAPRSRGGASALGATEWRDVDRAIGHARRSGARRIILVGWSMGGAIALQLAVNSAHRDLIVGLVLDSPVVDWRQVLTHHAGLMGIPNPLARAALDALAQRWASPLTGAADPIPWDRLDLLRRADELVAPTLILHSDADDFVPVGASRALRDLRPDLIDLEEFEEARHTKLWNYDEERWTSRVRDWLTAQGLSGAGASDS is encoded by the coding sequence ATGAAGGCTTCCAGGCGCGCCGTTCCCGACGACGCCCGGCCGGGAACCGTCGTCGCGGTCCGAAGCACCGTCGTCGCACTGGCCACGGCGTTCATCAGTGCCACGGGATTGCTCGCCCTTCTCGCCGGGCGTGTCGCGCGCCGCGTCGTGGCCCCCGCCGGACGGGCGCCCGACACCACCATCCTGGACGTCGACACCGCCGCGCAGACCATCACCCTGTCGCGTTCGGCTGACACCGTCCTGCCGGGACGGTACGGGCTGTTCACCACGGGGACGCAGTCCTACGTGAAGCTCGGGACGGTCTTGACGACCCGGGCGGAGTCCGTCACACGCAAGCTCCTGACGCAGATCGATGAGGCCGACCGGCTGACCTCGGCCGCCGCCTTCAGCGGGTGGTACTTCTCCGAGCCCGGAGAGCTGCATCTGCCGTTCGAGAACGTCTCGGTCTCGACGGCGCTCGGCTCGTGCCCGGCCTGGGTCTTCCCCGCCGATGCGCCCACGGACATCTGGGCGATCCACATCCACGGACGCGGCACCACGCGTTCCGAGACTCTCCGCGGCGTCCCGGCCTTCCACGGGGCGGGTATCGCGTCGATGCTCGCGTCGTACCGGAACGACGGTGACGCCCCGCGCAGCAGGGGAGGGGCGTCGGCCCTCGGGGCGACCGAATGGCGCGACGTCGACCGAGCGATCGGTCACGCGCGTCGCTCCGGCGCGCGGCGCATCATACTCGTCGGCTGGTCGATGGGCGGGGCGATCGCCCTGCAGCTCGCCGTGAACTCGGCGCACCGGGATCTCATCGTGGGACTCGTCCTCGACTCGCCGGTCGTCGACTGGCGACAGGTGCTCACCCATCACGCCGGACTCATGGGCATCCCGAACCCGCTCGCCCGGGCGGCCCTCGACGCGCTGGCGCAGCGGTGGGCGTCGCCCTTGACGGGCGCGGCGGACCCGATCCCCTGGGACCGTCTCGACCTGCTCAGGCGGGCCGATGAACTCGTCGCGCCCACCCTCATCCTCCACAGCGACGCGGATGACTTCGTCCCCGTCGGCGCGTCACGCGCACTGCGCGATCTCCGGCCGGACCTCATCGACCTCGAGGAGTTCGAGGAAGCGCGCCACACGAAGCTCTGGAACTACGACGAAGAGCGCTGGACGTCTCGCGTCCGCGATTGGCTGACCGCACAGGGCCTCAGCGGCGCCGGAGCCTCAGATAGCTGA
- a CDS encoding DUF3000 domain-containing protein, whose product MTEPPSGPPEFLAVGDALRGLHFRDDFVVREIAAPSSLAPDAIAFAGDVRPEDDGESMYGTGRIVILHDAAEPDAWGGPWRIVCFAQAPLEPEIGTDPLLADVAWSWLVDALAARGATFHAASGTATKTLSKGFGTLAAEGDGAQIELRASWSPEGDLTSHMDAWGELVCMLAGLPPGSENIAVFGGQRSTRG is encoded by the coding sequence GTGACCGAACCCCCGTCCGGGCCGCCGGAATTCCTCGCCGTCGGCGACGCGCTGCGCGGCCTGCATTTCCGCGACGACTTCGTGGTGCGCGAGATCGCCGCACCCTCGTCGCTTGCGCCGGACGCCATCGCGTTCGCCGGAGACGTCCGTCCGGAGGACGACGGCGAATCGATGTACGGCACGGGACGCATCGTGATCCTCCACGATGCGGCCGAACCGGATGCCTGGGGCGGCCCCTGGCGGATCGTCTGCTTCGCGCAGGCGCCGCTCGAACCCGAGATCGGCACCGATCCCCTGCTGGCCGACGTAGCCTGGTCATGGCTGGTCGACGCCCTCGCCGCACGTGGAGCAACGTTCCATGCGGCATCCGGCACAGCGACCAAGACCCTCTCGAAGGGTTTCGGGACGCTGGCCGCGGAGGGCGATGGTGCGCAGATCGAGCTCCGCGCATCATGGTCCCCCGAGGGAGACCTCACCAGTCATATGGATGCCTGGGGTGAGTTGGTCTGCATGCTGGCAGGTCTTCCCCCGGGCTCGGAGAACATCGCCGTGTTCGGCGGGCAGCGGAGTACACGTGGCTGA
- the zapE gene encoding cell division protein ZapE: MPVTSSGTTHLSERDPKVSGAEMVAALVPPPQFDEATFATYRADDAYPSQQEAKDLLETFSSGRTAAAARGGFFRRAKREAPMKPGVYLDGGFGVGKTHLLAAIYHAMPARRKYFGSFIEYTALVGALGYQKTVELFRGADLLCIDEFELDDPGDTMVMTRLIAELVPTGTKLAATSNTPPNALGEGRFAAQDFLREIQAMSEHFQTIRIDGTDYRQRAVDGHAVVLDDTAYESAMRDAAASTLVSDDDFAGFIRHLASVHPSRYIRLIEGVGTIGLRDVIGFDDQAAALRFVAFVDRAYDAQIPIRATGVSLDSVFREDMLAGGYRKKYLRAVSRLVALTHS; encoded by the coding sequence GTGCCTGTGACCTCCTCCGGAACCACTCATCTGAGCGAACGCGATCCGAAGGTGAGCGGAGCCGAGATGGTCGCCGCACTCGTTCCCCCGCCGCAGTTCGACGAGGCGACCTTCGCCACCTATCGGGCGGACGACGCGTACCCCTCGCAGCAGGAGGCGAAGGACCTGCTCGAGACCTTCAGCTCGGGCCGTACCGCCGCTGCGGCGCGCGGTGGCTTCTTCCGGCGCGCCAAGCGCGAGGCTCCGATGAAGCCGGGCGTCTACCTCGACGGCGGCTTCGGCGTCGGCAAGACCCACCTCCTCGCGGCGATCTATCACGCGATGCCCGCCCGCCGGAAGTACTTCGGCTCGTTCATCGAGTACACGGCTTTGGTCGGCGCGCTGGGCTATCAGAAGACGGTGGAGCTGTTCCGCGGCGCCGACCTCCTCTGCATCGACGAGTTCGAGCTCGACGATCCGGGCGACACGATGGTGATGACCCGGCTGATCGCCGAGCTGGTGCCCACCGGCACGAAGCTCGCCGCGACGTCGAACACACCGCCGAACGCCCTCGGCGAAGGGCGTTTCGCCGCCCAGGACTTCCTGCGCGAGATCCAGGCGATGTCCGAGCACTTCCAGACGATCCGGATCGACGGCACCGACTACCGCCAGCGGGCCGTCGACGGGCACGCGGTGGTTCTGGACGACACCGCCTATGAGAGCGCGATGAGGGATGCCGCGGCATCCACTCTCGTCTCCGATGACGACTTCGCCGGGTTCATCCGCCACCTCGCCTCGGTTCACCCGTCCCGCTACATCCGCCTTATCGAGGGCGTCGGGACGATCGGACTGCGGGACGTCATCGGGTTCGACGACCAGGCGGCCGCGTTGCGGTTCGTGGCCTTCGTCGACCGCGCGTACGACGCGCAGATCCCGATCCGGGCCACCGGCGTCTCCCTGGATTCGGTGTTCCGCGAGGACATGCTCGCCGGCGGATACCGCAAGAAGTACCTGCGCGCCGTCTCGCGCCTGGTCGCTCTCACCCACTCGTAA
- a CDS encoding ribonuclease D: MAEYEVIADQEAAAAAASRLASGHGPVAVDVERASGFRYSQRAYLIQVYRRGSEVFLFDPPAIGDMSALQAAIGDEEWVLHAASQDLPSLREAGLEPPRIFDTELAARLLGHERVGLGAVVEQTLGITLAKAHSAADWSTRPLPQGWLEYAALDVLHLIDVRDALAAELDEQGKTAFAEEEFEAVRTRAPKPAREEPWRRLSGLHTVRGRRALAVARALWTAREEYAREEDVSPGRLVPDRSLVAAVIADPASKQDLARVKDFTGRASRSQLDRWWSAIETGRADPVLPPERGPGDGMPPPRAWADRNPAADARLKTAKPLVDARAEELHMPTENLLTPDLLRRVAWNPPTEITAESVGRALIDLGARAWQIEQTAQVIAAAFVDSVQSPDAVSETAS; the protein is encoded by the coding sequence GTGGCTGAATACGAGGTCATCGCCGATCAGGAAGCGGCGGCGGCCGCAGCGTCGCGCCTGGCGTCCGGACACGGTCCGGTCGCGGTCGATGTGGAGCGGGCATCCGGATTCCGGTACTCGCAGCGCGCCTATCTCATCCAGGTCTATCGCCGCGGGAGCGAGGTCTTCCTCTTCGATCCGCCCGCGATCGGCGACATGTCTGCCCTGCAGGCGGCGATCGGCGACGAGGAATGGGTCCTCCACGCCGCGAGCCAGGATCTGCCTTCTCTTCGTGAAGCCGGGCTCGAGCCGCCTCGCATCTTCGACACCGAACTCGCCGCCCGCCTGCTCGGGCATGAGCGGGTCGGCCTCGGTGCGGTCGTGGAGCAGACCCTGGGGATCACCCTCGCCAAGGCGCACTCCGCTGCGGACTGGTCTACTCGGCCTCTGCCGCAGGGATGGTTGGAGTACGCGGCTCTCGACGTGCTGCACCTCATCGACGTCCGCGATGCCCTCGCCGCAGAGCTCGACGAGCAGGGCAAGACCGCTTTCGCCGAGGAGGAGTTCGAGGCCGTGCGCACGCGCGCACCGAAGCCTGCACGCGAGGAGCCGTGGCGTCGCCTCAGCGGACTGCACACGGTACGCGGTCGCCGCGCTCTGGCCGTTGCCCGCGCCCTCTGGACTGCCCGCGAGGAGTACGCCCGCGAGGAGGACGTCTCCCCGGGTCGCCTCGTACCCGACCGCTCCCTCGTCGCCGCCGTCATCGCCGATCCGGCGTCGAAGCAGGATCTCGCGCGGGTCAAGGACTTCACCGGTCGCGCGAGCCGCAGCCAGCTCGACCGCTGGTGGTCGGCGATCGAGACCGGGCGCGCCGACCCCGTCCTCCCGCCCGAGCGCGGTCCTGGCGATGGGATGCCGCCGCCGCGCGCCTGGGCGGACCGCAACCCCGCCGCGGACGCGCGACTGAAGACCGCCAAGCCTCTCGTCGACGCGCGTGCAGAAGAGCTGCACATGCCGACCGAGAACCTGCTGACGCCTGATCTGCTTCGTCGCGTCGCGTGGAATCCCCCCACCGAGATCACGGCGGAATCGGTCGGTCGGGCCCTGATCGACCTCGGTGCACGGGCATGGCAGATTGAACAGACTGCACAGGTGATCGCCGCGGCTTTTGTCGATTCCGTGCAGAGCCCCGACGCGGTGTCCGAGACCGCTTCGTAG
- the pepN gene encoding aminopeptidase N encodes MQTPQHPGDENLSREDAAARASVIVLDTIEVDLDLRSAPDASREDFATQSTLRFRASSTETWIDFLGISVDEVEVNGAPQPVEWDGARIRLSGLAEENTVRVRARGRYSRSGEGLHRFTDPVDGAVYLYTQYEPADSRRVYPCFEQPDLKARWTFHITASRDGVILSGGAEAARAEVDGGVRVSFAETPLLSSYVTAVAVGPYHRVDGLWQGERQSVDLGVLCRASLAEHLDADEILDITRRGLDFFTRAFDQDYPWGKYDQIFVPEYNLGAMENPGLVTFTEAYVFRGAATAAQREARSNTILHEMAHMWFGDLVTMRWWDDLWLKESFADFMGTHANVATGLHPDAWVTFASRRKGWAYVQDQLPTTHPIVADIPDLEAAKLNFDGITYAKGASVLKQLVGFVGEDAFFRGAQRYFAAHAFGNTTLEDLLVALEEASGRDLRSWSTAWLETTGLPTLSVERGPLAVAQDVARPHAVRVGLWDDEAGRLVARGDVAVDLFGERTVVDAPVLPDAALVIANVDDRSYAKVRLDDRSLAAVRAGLSMMPDAVARGVVWAALWNAVRDGELAASAYLAIAAEHAPRESHPALLSDVLAHAAFAIRHYVSDAGETSVAWLQGAWRAMSAAEAGSDAQLIWARAVGAAAELGTDRAGEMSAILAGEAPAPAGLALDPDLRWGWLFGLAASGHADAARIEAEAERDATASGRTARLAALAARPEASVRRDAWDDAWDDETLTNDHLDATIRGARAGKSRDLVAEFDREYFERILPAWRSRSIEIAARLVRGLFPATDDTAAVDAWLEAHTDAPGSLRRIVIEQRDHLARDLRVRAAQPRL; translated from the coding sequence ATGCAGACACCGCAGCATCCCGGCGATGAGAACCTGAGTCGAGAGGATGCCGCGGCCCGGGCATCCGTCATCGTCCTCGACACGATCGAGGTCGACCTGGACCTCCGCTCGGCCCCCGATGCGTCACGCGAGGACTTCGCGACGCAGAGCACCCTGCGCTTCCGCGCGTCGTCGACGGAGACGTGGATCGACTTCCTCGGCATCTCCGTCGACGAGGTGGAGGTCAACGGCGCACCGCAACCGGTGGAGTGGGACGGCGCCCGCATCCGCCTGTCGGGACTCGCCGAGGAGAACACGGTCCGCGTTCGTGCGCGCGGTCGGTACAGCCGATCGGGTGAGGGCCTGCACCGCTTCACCGACCCGGTGGACGGCGCGGTCTACCTCTACACGCAGTACGAGCCGGCCGACAGCCGTCGCGTCTACCCGTGCTTCGAGCAGCCCGACCTGAAGGCGCGGTGGACGTTCCACATCACGGCGTCGCGTGACGGTGTCATCCTGTCGGGCGGCGCGGAGGCCGCCCGCGCCGAGGTCGACGGCGGCGTCCGGGTGTCGTTCGCCGAGACGCCGCTGCTGTCGAGCTACGTCACCGCGGTCGCCGTCGGTCCGTACCACCGCGTCGACGGTCTCTGGCAGGGGGAACGGCAGAGCGTCGACCTCGGTGTGCTCTGCCGCGCCTCTCTCGCCGAACACCTCGACGCGGACGAGATCCTCGACATCACCCGCCGCGGTCTCGACTTCTTCACGAGGGCGTTCGACCAGGACTACCCGTGGGGCAAGTACGACCAGATCTTCGTCCCCGAGTACAACCTCGGCGCGATGGAGAACCCGGGCCTGGTCACCTTCACCGAGGCGTACGTCTTCCGCGGAGCGGCGACCGCCGCGCAGCGCGAGGCCCGGTCGAACACGATCCTCCACGAGATGGCGCACATGTGGTTCGGCGACCTCGTCACGATGCGATGGTGGGACGACCTGTGGCTCAAGGAGTCGTTCGCCGACTTCATGGGGACGCACGCGAACGTCGCGACAGGACTGCACCCGGATGCCTGGGTCACGTTCGCGAGCCGGCGGAAGGGGTGGGCGTACGTCCAGGACCAGCTGCCCACGACGCACCCGATCGTCGCCGACATCCCGGACCTCGAGGCAGCCAAGCTCAACTTCGACGGCATCACCTACGCCAAGGGTGCGTCGGTTCTGAAGCAGCTCGTCGGGTTCGTCGGCGAGGACGCCTTCTTCCGCGGAGCGCAGCGGTACTTCGCGGCGCACGCCTTCGGCAACACGACGCTCGAGGATCTCCTCGTCGCGCTCGAAGAGGCGTCGGGCCGTGACCTGCGATCGTGGAGCACGGCGTGGCTCGAGACGACCGGACTGCCGACCCTCTCCGTCGAGCGCGGTCCCCTGGCGGTCGCGCAGGACGTCGCGCGACCGCACGCGGTCCGCGTCGGTCTCTGGGACGACGAGGCGGGACGTCTCGTCGCGCGCGGCGACGTCGCCGTCGACCTGTTCGGTGAGCGCACCGTCGTCGACGCGCCCGTCCTCCCCGACGCGGCCCTGGTCATCGCCAACGTCGACGATCGCTCCTACGCGAAGGTGCGGCTCGACGACCGATCGCTCGCCGCCGTCAGAGCGGGCCTGTCGATGATGCCGGATGCGGTCGCGCGAGGCGTCGTCTGGGCGGCGCTCTGGAACGCCGTACGCGATGGCGAGCTCGCGGCATCCGCTTATCTCGCGATCGCGGCGGAGCACGCTCCCCGCGAGTCCCACCCGGCGCTCCTGAGCGACGTCCTCGCCCACGCCGCCTTCGCGATCCGCCACTACGTCTCGGACGCCGGGGAGACGTCGGTCGCCTGGCTGCAGGGAGCGTGGCGCGCCATGTCGGCTGCCGAAGCCGGGTCCGACGCGCAGCTCATCTGGGCACGCGCGGTCGGTGCGGCCGCGGAGCTCGGCACGGACCGGGCGGGCGAGATGTCCGCAATCCTGGCGGGGGAGGCGCCGGCACCGGCGGGCCTGGCCCTCGATCCCGATCTCCGGTGGGGGTGGCTGTTCGGTCTCGCTGCCTCCGGTCATGCGGACGCCGCGCGGATCGAGGCCGAGGCGGAGCGGGATGCAACCGCGTCGGGCCGCACGGCGCGTCTCGCGGCGCTCGCGGCACGGCCGGAGGCATCCGTCCGTCGCGACGCGTGGGACGACGCGTGGGATGACGAGACGCTGACGAACGACCACCTCGATGCCACCATCCGCGGCGCGCGGGCGGGGAAGAGCCGTGACCTCGTTGCGGAGTTCGACCGCGAGTACTTCGAGAGGATCCTCCCGGCTTGGCGTTCGCGCAGCATCGAGATCGCCGCGCGCCTCGTGCGCGGCCTCTTCCCGGCCACGGACGACACCGCGGCTGTCGACGCGTGGCTCGAGGCCCACACCGACGCACCCGGATCGCTCCGGCGCATCGTGATCGAGCAGCGCGACCACCTCGCGCGCGATCTCCGGGTCCGCGCGGCGCAGCCGCGACTCTGA
- a CDS encoding dihydrofolate reductase family protein, whose amino-acid sequence MWLTEVLPTAGERVDAASPEGRRWIADRYAPPREDWVRLNMITSLTGSAVGPDGTSNTLTNRADRAILGVIRASADAIIVGAQTVRAEGYLLPRRSRLAIITGSGDLAGHRLDPDPDGPDDQVLFVMPEGADAPPVQRGITVVHVPTHGGRMPATGILSALTERGLRHIVCEGGPMLAAQFAADDLIDEYCVTAAPHLVPTAGPFLPLRRPIDTSPAGVLIDDDGFSYLRLRRR is encoded by the coding sequence GTGTGGCTGACAGAGGTGCTTCCGACCGCGGGTGAGCGAGTGGATGCCGCGAGCCCGGAGGGTCGTCGCTGGATCGCCGACCGCTACGCGCCGCCCCGGGAGGACTGGGTGCGGCTCAACATGATTACCTCCTTGACCGGATCAGCCGTCGGTCCGGACGGGACGAGCAACACCCTCACCAACCGCGCCGACCGGGCGATCCTCGGCGTGATCCGCGCGAGCGCCGACGCCATCATCGTCGGTGCGCAGACCGTTCGCGCCGAGGGCTACCTCCTCCCCCGACGGTCCCGGCTGGCCATCATCACCGGCTCCGGCGATCTCGCGGGCCACCGGCTCGACCCGGATCCCGACGGACCGGACGATCAGGTTCTCTTCGTGATGCCCGAGGGAGCCGACGCACCGCCGGTCCAGCGCGGGATCACCGTCGTGCACGTGCCCACGCACGGCGGACGGATGCCTGCCACCGGCATCCTCTCGGCGCTCACCGAACGCGGCCTGCGTCACATCGTCTGCGAGGGCGGCCCGATGCTGGCGGCGCAGTTCGCCGCCGACGACCTCATCGACGAGTACTGCGTGACGGCTGCACCGCACCTCGTGCCCACGGCGGGGCCGTTCCTGCCGCTGCGTCGCCCCATCGACACGTCACCGGCGGGAGTCCTCATCGACGACGACGGGTTCAGCTATCTGAGGCTCCGGCGCCGCTGA
- a CDS encoding thiolase family protein, whose translation MAELSDVYFVDGMRTPFGRAGEKGMYWNTRADDLAVKATIGLMERNPGVPAERVDDVAIAATSQTGEQGLTLGRSVAILAGLPQTVPGFAIDRMCAGAMTSVTTMAASIGVGMYDVALAGGVEHMGHYPIGGNADPNPRFVAEKMVDPGALNMGVTAERIFDRYPQLTKERSDRFGMLSQHKAQAAYEAGKFQPDLVSIAVKDAAGAWGLATEDEGRRPQTTMADLAALKTPFRPHGRVTAGTSSPLTDGATMSLLAGGGAVKELGLAPKMRLVSFAFAGVQPEIMGIGPIPSTEKALKKAGLTIDDIGLFELNEAFAVQVISLLDHFGIADDDPRVNPWGGAIALGHPLAASGVRLMIQLAAHFAERPDVRYGVTAMCVGLGQGGSVIWENPHYNGKKKK comes from the coding sequence GTGGCCGAGCTTTCGGACGTCTATTTCGTCGACGGAATGCGCACCCCGTTCGGGCGTGCCGGCGAAAAGGGCATGTATTGGAACACTCGGGCCGACGACCTCGCCGTCAAGGCGACGATCGGTCTGATGGAGCGGAACCCGGGCGTCCCGGCTGAGCGCGTCGACGACGTCGCGATCGCCGCGACGAGCCAAACCGGGGAGCAAGGACTCACCCTCGGTCGATCGGTCGCGATCCTCGCCGGCCTCCCGCAGACGGTCCCCGGCTTCGCGATCGACCGCATGTGTGCAGGCGCCATGACGAGCGTCACGACGATGGCCGCATCGATCGGCGTCGGAATGTACGACGTCGCCCTCGCCGGCGGTGTCGAACACATGGGGCACTATCCGATCGGCGGCAACGCCGACCCGAACCCCCGATTCGTCGCGGAGAAGATGGTCGACCCCGGTGCCCTCAACATGGGCGTGACCGCAGAGCGCATCTTCGACCGGTACCCGCAGCTGACCAAGGAACGCTCGGACCGCTTCGGCATGCTCAGCCAGCACAAGGCGCAGGCCGCCTACGAGGCCGGGAAGTTCCAGCCCGATCTCGTGTCCATCGCGGTGAAGGATGCCGCCGGGGCCTGGGGCCTGGCGACCGAGGACGAGGGACGCCGTCCGCAGACGACGATGGCCGACCTCGCCGCGCTGAAAACCCCGTTCCGCCCGCACGGACGCGTCACGGCGGGCACGTCCTCGCCGCTCACGGACGGCGCCACGATGTCGCTCCTCGCCGGCGGCGGTGCGGTGAAGGAACTGGGCCTCGCTCCCAAAATGCGGCTCGTCTCCTTCGCGTTCGCGGGTGTCCAGCCCGAGATCATGGGCATCGGCCCCATCCCGTCGACCGAGAAGGCTCTCAAGAAGGCCGGCCTGACGATCGATGACATCGGCCTTTTCGAATTGAACGAGGCGTTCGCCGTGCAGGTCATCTCGCTCCTCGACCACTTCGGCATCGCCGACGACGACCCGCGCGTCAACCCCTGGGGCGGCGCGATCGCGCTCGGACACCCGCTCGCGGCATCCGGCGTCCGTCTCATGATCCAGCTGGCAGCCCACTTCGCCGAGCGCCCCGACGTCCGCTACGGCGTCACCGCCATGTGCGTCGGCCTTGGTCAGGGCGGCTCGGTCATCTGGGAGAACCCGCACTACAACGGCAAGAAGAAGAAGTGA